A part of Desulfobacter sp. genomic DNA contains:
- a CDS encoding NAD(P)/FAD-dependent oxidoreductase — protein sequence MLKDGEKGVIRQRGKKDISYAVAPHLPCGLVKPDQLRTLADVADKYQVAELKVTSAARIAVIGIKEEDVDGVWKDLGMDAGAATGLCVRSVKACPGIQFCRLAQQDSLEMGMKLDKIYHGMVLPSKMKMGVSGCKVQCAENCIKDISLYGTAKGWTVQIGGNGSARPRLADLLVEDLDSEAALDMVAKIIDYYKEFSKRERMGRMIDRLGLDTVRAALLG from the coding sequence ATGTTGAAAGATGGAGAAAAAGGAGTTATCCGCCAGCGGGGCAAAAAGGACATCAGCTATGCCGTGGCCCCACATCTGCCCTGCGGGCTGGTTAAACCGGACCAGCTGCGCACCCTGGCCGATGTGGCCGACAAATATCAGGTGGCTGAACTGAAGGTTACCTCTGCGGCAAGGATTGCGGTGATCGGCATCAAAGAAGAGGATGTGGACGGGGTCTGGAAGGACCTGGGCATGGATGCCGGTGCCGCCACAGGCCTTTGCGTACGGAGTGTCAAGGCCTGCCCCGGCATCCAGTTTTGCCGCCTGGCACAGCAGGACAGCCTGGAAATGGGAATGAAGCTGGATAAAATCTACCACGGCATGGTGCTGCCCAGCAAAATGAAGATGGGGGTCTCGGGCTGCAAGGTCCAGTGTGCGGAAAACTGCATCAAGGACATCTCCCTTTACGGCACGGCCAAAGGCTGGACCGTGCAGATCGGCGGAAACGGATCGGCACGGCCCAGGCTGGCGGATCTGCTGGTGGAAGACCTGGATTCCGAAGCAGCCCTGGACATGGTGGCTAAGATCATTGATTATTATAAAGAGTTTTCAAAACGGGAGCGCATGGGCCGGATGATCGACCGGCTGGGCCTGGATACGGTACGGGCGGCCCTTCTGGGCTGA
- a CDS encoding diguanylate cyclase, which yields MAASKHERKAPGTENKRPFIQGLNLKFWFTLFTALLFIVSAAAVTWAVGNLAEDIIEQWASRYIIKQVLYDKSRTLQPIMREVALSRQMATSRFIREWASSPDDARLTRTALGELENFRKNFQDNSYFVGLRRNGRYYHNNADNAYAGKEFRYFLDPKKESDAWFFDLIRQDRDIHINVNPDIELGITKLWIDVPIRDGGEILGIAGTGLDLTDFLNEVVAEGEPGITSLFVDHAGAIQLHRDKDFIDFGSISKQPEKQKTIDLIFENPEEQKTVFAEMKRLESGKKKVAVAFVHAGGRRQLAGIVYLPEIDWHEITLIDLGTVLPLSQFSTVILIYILTLLATLILFNFILNRFVLNPLGRLDRAMERVKAGESPSELEDREGIGELGRLISRFLEMARAVLASRRDLEQKIKARTRDLERLARRDPLTELLNRRGMTEQMKACFERAYRENTVLGILWMDIDWFKEVNDKYGHAAGDEALKTVAGILRAEIRPYDLAARWGGDEFLILMQPADENTLGLMGERICTAVAGHVPDPQSPSLSVSIGGCISDPETDLDSLLNKADQALYRAKADGRNCYRRFRPGSAGGN from the coding sequence ATGGCCGCGTCAAAACACGAACGAAAAGCACCAGGCACAGAAAACAAACGGCCATTCATCCAGGGACTCAACCTTAAATTCTGGTTCACCCTTTTCACCGCCCTGCTATTCATCGTGTCGGCTGCCGCTGTGACCTGGGCGGTGGGCAACCTGGCCGAAGATATTATCGAGCAATGGGCCTCCCGGTATATCATCAAACAGGTTCTGTACGACAAAAGCCGGACGCTACAGCCCATCATGCGGGAGGTGGCTTTGTCCCGGCAGATGGCCACATCCCGGTTTATCAGGGAATGGGCCAGCTCCCCGGACGATGCCCGCCTGACCCGGACGGCCCTTGGCGAACTGGAAAACTTCCGGAAAAATTTCCAGGACAACTCTTATTTTGTCGGCCTGCGGCGCAACGGCCGATACTACCACAACAATGCCGACAACGCGTATGCCGGAAAGGAATTCCGGTATTTCCTGGACCCCAAGAAAGAATCCGATGCCTGGTTTTTCGACCTGATCCGCCAGGACAGGGATATCCATATCAACGTGAATCCGGATATTGAACTGGGGATCACCAAACTCTGGATTGATGTGCCGATCCGGGACGGCGGCGAAATATTGGGCATTGCCGGCACCGGCCTGGACCTCACCGATTTTCTCAACGAGGTGGTGGCAGAAGGGGAGCCGGGCATTACCAGCCTGTTTGTGGACCATGCCGGCGCCATTCAGCTCCACCGGGATAAAGATTTCATAGACTTCGGTTCCATCAGCAAGCAACCCGAGAAACAAAAAACCATTGACCTGATTTTTGAAAATCCTGAAGAACAGAAAACCGTTTTTGCGGAAATGAAGCGGCTTGAGTCCGGCAAAAAAAAGGTGGCGGTAGCATTCGTCCATGCCGGAGGCCGCCGCCAGCTGGCCGGGATCGTCTACCTTCCCGAGATTGACTGGCATGAAATCACCCTGATTGATCTGGGAACGGTCCTGCCCCTGTCTCAGTTTTCAACGGTTATACTGATATATATTCTCACCCTGCTGGCCACCCTGATCCTCTTCAATTTCATCCTGAACCGCTTTGTACTCAATCCCCTGGGCCGGCTTGACCGGGCCATGGAACGGGTCAAGGCCGGGGAAAGCCCCTCAGAACTGGAGGACCGGGAAGGTATTGGTGAACTGGGACGGCTGATCAGCCGATTTCTCGAGATGGCCCGGGCCGTACTGGCCTCCCGCCGTGACCTTGAGCAAAAAATAAAGGCCCGGACCCGTGACCTTGAACGCCTGGCAAGACGTGATCCGCTGACGGAACTGCTCAACCGCCGGGGCATGACCGAACAGATGAAGGCCTGCTTTGAACGGGCATATAGGGAAAACACGGTTCTTGGAATTCTATGGATGGACATTGACTGGTTCAAGGAGGTCAACGATAAATACGGCCATGCCGCAGGGGACGAGGCCCTGAAAACCGTGGCCGGTATCCTCCGCGCTGAGATCCGCCCCTATGATCTGGCTGCCCGCTGGGGCGGGGACGAATTTCTGATACTCATGCAGCCGGCTGATGAAAATACCCTGGGCCTCATGGGCGAACGGATCTGTACCGCAGTTGCCGGCCATGTACCGGACCCGCAGTCTCCGTCCCTGAGCGTCAGTATCGGGGGCTGCATCTCAGATCCGGAGACGGACCTGGACAGCCTGCTGAACAAAGCCGACCAGGCCCTTTACCGGGCCAAAGCGGACGGACGGAACTGCTACCGCAGATTCCGCCCCGGGTCCGCCGGCGGCAATTAG
- the proC gene encoding pyrroline-5-carboxylate reductase — MLQDKKIGFIGSGNMGEALVSGLVLSKAAKPENIICSDIDVDLLAEVQEKYGVQTTTNNIEVCEKAEIIVYATKPQILGAVLKETAPALDKSKLVISIAAGVPLAAIAAGLDKELRLIRSMPNICAFVKESATAIAAGEFVQEGDVELARAIFDSVGETVFIQENVLMDAFTGLSGSGPAYIFTIVDALADAGVKMGLSRKNSLFLSTQTVLGAARLLLDSKEHPGQLKDRVASPGGTAIAGIHTLEQGGLRTTLINAVESASKRSKELGEMMVKDFIKNAKNDK; from the coding sequence ATGCTGCAGGATAAAAAAATAGGATTCATCGGAAGCGGAAACATGGGTGAGGCACTGGTCAGCGGTCTTGTATTGTCCAAGGCAGCCAAACCGGAAAATATCATCTGCTCGGATATTGATGTGGATCTCCTGGCGGAGGTCCAGGAAAAATACGGGGTGCAGACCACCACCAACAACATCGAAGTCTGCGAAAAAGCAGAAATCATCGTCTATGCCACCAAACCCCAGATCCTGGGCGCCGTACTCAAGGAGACCGCCCCGGCCCTGGACAAATCCAAGCTGGTTATTTCCATTGCCGCCGGCGTCCCCCTGGCCGCCATCGCCGCCGGCCTCGACAAGGAACTGCGTCTGATCCGCTCAATGCCCAATATCTGTGCATTTGTCAAGGAAAGCGCCACAGCCATCGCAGCAGGCGAATTTGTCCAGGAGGGGGATGTGGAACTGGCCCGGGCCATTTTCGATTCCGTTGGGGAAACCGTATTCATCCAGGAGAACGTGCTCATGGACGCCTTCACTGGCCTGAGCGGTTCCGGCCCGGCCTATATTTTCACCATCGTGGATGCCCTGGCCGATGCCGGGGTGAAGATGGGGCTTTCCAGAAAAAACTCCCTGTTCCTGTCCACCCAGACCGTACTTGGGGCGGCACGGCTGCTCCTGGACTCCAAGGAGCATCCCGGCCAGCTGAAAGACAGGGTGGCCTCACCCGGGGGGACCGCCATTGCCGGTATCCATACCCTTGAACAGGGGGGCCTGCGCACCACCCTGATCAATGCCGTAGAATCGGCCTCAAAGCGGTCAAAAGAGCTTGGCGAAATGATGGTCAAAGACTTCATAAAAAACGCAAAGAACGACAAATAA